One genomic region from Desulfomonilaceae bacterium encodes:
- a CDS encoding acyl-CoA dehydrogenase family protein translates to MIRSNPEELIRKNIARFVDNEIIPIAQELDNKGEFPRDIFKKLSQMGIFGIRYPRNRGGAGGNTTLFCIICEEISRGLLSVASIVAMQSLMGTNFLFHHGTEEMFKEYFLPAMQGEKIGCFCMTEPEAGSDLGAITTRATEVDDGYLINGMKTWVTDGPEASFYTVMCQTDPSKRLRGIGYFFIPRDFPGVSLSSPFKCLGTRTTPICEVAFKDVLIPKEYRLTPEGEGLNAFLKIIAEIRTMTAALAIGLQRAAMADSIKYANERLASGKPIGKFQLVQSKIANMATNLEASRLMTYRAAAMIDAGQEALKESTMAKYFATEAACSAADECTRIFAGYGYSMEYTAQRYFRDTRFLLNGGGTHEVLQCNIARWAGI, encoded by the coding sequence ATGATTAGATCAAATCCCGAAGAACTGATTCGAAAGAATATAGCCAGATTTGTCGACAATGAAATTATTCCCATTGCGCAGGAATTGGACAACAAAGGCGAATTCCCTCGAGACATTTTTAAAAAGTTGTCCCAGATGGGGATTTTCGGAATTCGCTATCCACGCAACAGAGGCGGCGCAGGTGGCAATACCACATTATTCTGCATAATATGTGAAGAGATTAGTAGGGGATTATTGAGTGTGGCCTCAATTGTCGCCATGCAAAGTTTGATGGGTACCAATTTCCTTTTCCATCACGGAACAGAAGAGATGTTTAAGGAATATTTTTTACCTGCAATGCAGGGCGAGAAAATAGGGTGCTTCTGTATGACCGAACCCGAAGCGGGTTCCGATTTGGGGGCGATAACCACAAGGGCCACCGAAGTTGACGACGGGTATCTGATAAACGGGATGAAAACTTGGGTCACTGACGGGCCTGAAGCCAGTTTTTACACGGTCATGTGTCAGACCGACCCGAGCAAGAGGCTCCGAGGGATTGGGTATTTCTTCATTCCTCGTGATTTTCCCGGCGTTTCGCTCAGTTCGCCATTCAAGTGTTTGGGGACGCGCACGACCCCTATTTGTGAGGTGGCCTTCAAAGATGTTTTGATTCCAAAGGAATATCGGTTAACCCCGGAAGGGGAGGGCCTAAATGCGTTCCTTAAAATCATCGCCGAGATTCGGACGATGACAGCCGCACTGGCTATTGGGTTGCAACGCGCCGCAATGGCCGATTCTATCAAGTACGCCAATGAGCGCCTGGCTTCCGGTAAACCTATCGGAAAATTTCAACTCGTTCAGTCCAAGATTGCAAACATGGCCACTAATCTGGAGGCTTCCAGATTGATGACCTACAGGGCCGCCGCCATGATAGACGCGGGCCAAGAAGCATTGAAAGAATCGACCATGGCAAAATACTTTGCCACGGAAGCGGCTTGTAGCGCGGCCGACGAGTGCACACGCATTTTCGCCGGCTATGGTTATTCTATGGAATACACCGCCCAACGTTATTTCCGGGATACACGGTTTTTGCTCAACGGCGGCGGTACCCATGAAGTGTTGCAATGTAACATCGCACGTTGGGCTGGAATTTGA
- a CDS encoding cobalamin B12-binding domain-containing protein — MEYKKRIRVLVAKPGLDGHDRGAKVIALALRDAGMEVLYSGLHQSIEQIISTAVQESVDVIGLSVMTGAHLPICARLMKMLQEKDLSDVFVVVGGVIPQNDIPKLEKIGVKGVFPGGTRFEVIIDSIRALF; from the coding sequence ATGGAATACAAAAAAAGAATACGGGTTCTTGTCGCCAAACCGGGTCTGGACGGTCACGATCGTGGAGCCAAAGTAATTGCTCTAGCCTTAAGAGACGCTGGGATGGAAGTTTTGTATTCTGGACTTCATCAAAGCATTGAGCAGATAATTTCCACAGCGGTCCAGGAATCGGTTGATGTCATCGGTTTGAGTGTGATGACCGGGGCTCATCTGCCCATTTGCGCACGATTGATGAAAATGCTGCAAGAGAAAGATTTGTCCGACGTTTTTGTGGTAGTTGGCGGTGTAATCCCCCAAAACGACATTCCTAAACTGGAGAAAATCGGCGTTAAAGGGGTTTTCCCGGGAGGGACCCGGTTCGAAGTAATAATTGATTCCATTCGGGCTTTGTTTTAA
- a CDS encoding (2Fe-2S)-binding protein codes for MSREIKFLLNGAQTCVAIEDDWNLLYLLREKLGLTGAKEGCGRGECGACTVIVDGLAVNSCLYFAVEIDGKEVLTIEGLAAADGTLHALQESFVKNGGIQCGFCTPGMILSAKALLDENPQPSEADIKQALAGNLCRCTGYVQIVESVEAVVDKSSGEINAAVRESGDSD; via the coding sequence ATGTCCAGAGAGATAAAATTCTTGTTAAACGGCGCTCAAACATGTGTAGCGATAGAGGACGACTGGAATCTCCTGTACCTATTGCGTGAAAAACTTGGTTTGACAGGGGCAAAGGAAGGTTGCGGCCGCGGCGAATGTGGGGCCTGCACGGTTATTGTGGATGGTCTGGCCGTCAATTCGTGCCTTTACTTTGCAGTAGAGATAGACGGAAAGGAAGTCTTGACCATAGAGGGGCTTGCTGCCGCTGATGGAACATTGCATGCTCTTCAAGAATCATTTGTTAAAAATGGAGGCATTCAATGTGGCTTCTGCACCCCAGGTATGATTTTGTCAGCAAAGGCCCTGCTAGATGAAAATCCACAGCCCTCTGAGGCGGACATAAAGCAGGCATTAGCTGGAAATTTATGCCGCTGCACTGGGTATGTCCAGATTGTTGAATCAGTCGAGGCAGTTGTCGACAAAAGTTCTGGAGAGATAAATGCAGCGGTCAGGGAATCTGGAGATTCTGACTAA
- a CDS encoding phenylacetate--CoA ligase: MPKTFMPSFANISELRDHQLEGLIWTVRHAYSGSQHYRSAMEQVGLKPGDIKSLTDIEKLPFTTADDLKSGYPFPLLSVPLSDVVRIHASSGTTGKRKILTYTQNDLDDWANFFARCYEMAELTVADRVQIAVGYGVWTAGVGFQLGCERFGALAVPVGPGNIDMQCEFLVDLQSTVLCCTASMGLLMAEEVNRRGLRDKIALKKMIFGSERSSDAMRQRIGDLLGLEHMFDIPGMTELYGPGTGLDCTRHEGIHYWADYYILEILDPDTLKPVPPGEIGEMVVTTLKKEAVPLIRYRTRDLSRLIERPCSCGNIMPLHDRILGRSDDMIIFRAVNVYPGQIDSALSVIDDIGSEYQILVDRGDDGRDYMTLRVESHESVDKAKSPDLKRKVEAAIKKALLVSCNAEVNDYGSLPRSERKSKRVFDNRPS; the protein is encoded by the coding sequence ATGCCCAAAACTTTTATGCCGTCTTTTGCAAATATTTCTGAACTGCGAGACCATCAACTGGAAGGTCTCATATGGACAGTACGGCACGCCTACTCTGGTTCACAACATTATCGAAGCGCAATGGAACAGGTCGGGTTGAAGCCCGGCGATATTAAGTCCCTAACTGATATTGAAAAATTACCATTTACAACAGCGGACGATTTGAAATCGGGGTACCCTTTTCCCCTCTTGTCAGTCCCCTTATCCGACGTAGTCCGTATTCACGCATCCTCTGGAACCACTGGTAAACGCAAAATCCTCACTTATACACAAAATGATCTGGACGACTGGGCCAATTTCTTTGCAAGGTGTTATGAAATGGCTGAACTTACAGTAGCCGATCGGGTTCAGATTGCAGTGGGCTATGGTGTTTGGACAGCCGGGGTAGGCTTCCAGTTGGGATGCGAGCGTTTTGGCGCTTTGGCTGTGCCTGTGGGACCAGGAAACATCGACATGCAATGTGAATTTTTGGTCGACCTGCAGTCAACGGTTTTGTGTTGCACTGCATCCATGGGACTTCTCATGGCCGAGGAAGTGAACCGCAGAGGACTAAGGGATAAAATCGCTCTCAAAAAAATGATTTTTGGGTCGGAGCGTAGCAGCGACGCCATGCGCCAACGGATTGGGGATTTGCTGGGTTTAGAGCATATGTTCGATATTCCAGGAATGACCGAATTGTATGGTCCGGGTACGGGACTGGACTGCACGCGTCATGAAGGCATTCATTATTGGGCCGATTACTACATATTGGAGATCTTGGACCCGGACACTCTGAAACCTGTGCCTCCGGGTGAAATAGGAGAAATGGTCGTTACAACTCTGAAAAAAGAGGCAGTCCCATTGATTCGCTATCGCACGCGAGACCTTAGTCGCTTGATCGAACGACCGTGCTCTTGTGGCAACATTATGCCACTTCATGATCGCATCCTGGGGCGCTCGGATGACATGATTATTTTTCGGGCAGTAAATGTTTATCCGGGTCAAATCGATTCAGCGCTTTCAGTAATTGACGACATAGGTTCTGAATACCAGATTTTAGTTGATCGTGGTGATGATGGTCGAGATTACATGACTTTACGTGTGGAGAGTCACGAGAGCGTTGACAAGGCTAAGAGCCCAGATCTCAAGCGCAAAGTGGAAGCCGCCATAAAAAAGGCCCTTTTGGTAAGTTGTAACGCCGAAGTCAATGATTATGGCTCTTTGCCCCGCTCCGAAAGAAAATCCAAGCGAGTGTTTGATAACCGCCCTTCGTAG
- a CDS encoding methylmalonyl-CoA mutase family protein yields MGVAKYIKNQSDGIDKVIYQSGIEVKPCYGPKDLEDIGFDYDEDLGDPGQYPFTRSIHPQGYRSRAWTTRQYTGFGTPQDTNERFKYMIAHGQNGLNVAFDLPTQMGYDSDSPQSEGEVGRVGMAVDSLQDFEIAFKDIQFDRIGSGLTINAVASIMLAMYQATAEKYGYPKEKISATPQNDILKEMIGRGAWIFPVEPSVRLVCDTIEYSVKELPRCNPVSICGYHIRESGATPSQEVGFAFEIAKTYIDNLVGRGLAPDDFVGRFSFNLNVFGNLWEQIAKFRAARKLWAKMLKEEYGVTDRKNLFLRGLFGGGGSGLTKEQPENNIIRGAYYALAAALSGAQTTALCSFDEAFTIPTPRAALLSLRTLEILMEEVGLRDTVDPLAGSYFVETITKEMEDKIKEEMLRVQKIGGMTDAISSGYIQREVARQAYEFEKSLQNGEIIKVGVNKYTEGEQPDVELHEYDDSWVNTQISGLKELRRTRDNREVNRSLKALEKTAKSENNVMPALVDCCQAYATVGEMTGVFRDVFGEWDEPCLF; encoded by the coding sequence ATGGGTGTTGCAAAATACATAAAAAACCAGTCAGATGGCATAGATAAGGTTATCTACCAATCGGGAATAGAAGTCAAACCGTGCTACGGGCCCAAAGACCTGGAGGACATCGGTTTCGACTATGATGAGGATTTAGGAGACCCTGGCCAATACCCCTTTACACGTAGCATTCACCCCCAGGGCTATCGCTCCAGAGCATGGACCACACGCCAATATACCGGTTTCGGGACGCCTCAGGACACAAATGAGCGTTTCAAATACATGATAGCTCACGGGCAGAATGGCCTGAATGTAGCCTTCGACCTACCTACCCAAATGGGTTATGACTCCGATAGTCCACAATCTGAAGGTGAAGTGGGACGAGTCGGTATGGCGGTCGATTCTCTCCAGGACTTTGAGATTGCCTTTAAGGATATCCAGTTCGACAGGATAGGCTCTGGACTAACCATAAATGCAGTGGCCAGCATAATGCTGGCAATGTACCAGGCCACCGCAGAGAAGTATGGCTATCCCAAAGAAAAAATCAGCGCTACACCTCAAAACGACATACTTAAAGAGATGATCGGAAGAGGGGCCTGGATTTTCCCGGTGGAGCCGAGTGTGCGGCTGGTTTGCGACACTATCGAGTACTCAGTCAAAGAGCTTCCACGCTGCAATCCTGTGAGCATTTGCGGCTATCACATTCGTGAATCCGGGGCTACGCCAAGTCAGGAAGTCGGTTTCGCGTTCGAGATCGCGAAGACATATATTGATAATCTTGTCGGCCGTGGTCTTGCGCCGGACGATTTTGTGGGCCGCTTTTCTTTCAACCTGAATGTCTTCGGTAATCTGTGGGAACAAATCGCTAAATTCCGTGCCGCTCGCAAACTGTGGGCCAAGATGCTGAAGGAAGAATACGGCGTGACTGATCGGAAGAACCTGTTTTTACGAGGCCTTTTTGGCGGTGGCGGCAGTGGATTAACCAAAGAGCAGCCGGAAAACAACATCATCCGTGGCGCCTACTATGCGCTGGCGGCAGCTCTCAGCGGCGCTCAAACTACGGCGCTATGCTCTTTTGACGAAGCTTTTACGATACCAACCCCAAGGGCCGCTCTGCTGTCTCTACGCACACTAGAGATCCTGATGGAGGAAGTTGGATTACGAGATACTGTTGACCCACTTGCGGGATCTTACTTCGTGGAAACCATCACGAAGGAGATGGAAGACAAGATTAAGGAAGAAATGCTGCGTGTCCAGAAGATTGGGGGTATGACAGACGCAATTTCGTCAGGGTACATCCAGCGTGAGGTGGCCAGGCAGGCTTATGAGTTCGAGAAAAGCCTCCAAAACGGCGAGATCATTAAAGTCGGTGTAAACAAATATACCGAAGGTGAGCAACCGGATGTTGAACTCCACGAATACGACGATTCCTGGGTCAATACACAAATTTCCGGACTGAAAGAGTTACGACGAACGCGTGACAACCGCGAGGTCAATCGTTCATTAAAAGCGCTTGAAAAAACGGCCAAATCCGAAAACAACGTTATGCCTGCCCTGGTGGATTGTTGCCAGGCTTACGCGACGGTTGGTGAAATGACGGGTGTATTTCGGGATGTCTTTGGCGAGTGGGATGAGCCTTGCTTATTCTAA
- a CDS encoding GntR family transcriptional regulator — protein sequence MDQLANALEPLEERRSSGQIVFERLWQAITCGDIPNGSRIIENEIASRMGVSRTPVREAIHKLEREGLLVRRPHGGYAVTGLVREDIQESFEIRSVLEGYAARLATIEHTSKDLKPLADKISDFETCLNADDLESLPEINTGFHDMLYSLSDNRRLIKIINDFKNQFLGFRKIILKDRALARVSHQDHLEMLAMMRERREEEVEKLVREHILRGMAAVLDQYDEHQFDPLT from the coding sequence ATGGACCAGTTAGCAAATGCTTTAGAGCCATTGGAGGAAAGAAGATCCTCAGGCCAAATCGTATTCGAGCGTTTATGGCAGGCCATTACCTGTGGGGATATACCGAATGGCAGCCGAATAATCGAGAATGAAATTGCTTCACGAATGGGAGTGAGCCGTACACCTGTTCGCGAAGCGATTCATAAACTTGAACGAGAAGGCCTTTTGGTACGACGTCCGCATGGTGGGTACGCCGTTACAGGATTAGTCAGAGAAGATATTCAGGAATCTTTTGAAATAAGATCGGTTCTGGAAGGGTATGCGGCAAGGTTGGCGACTATCGAGCACACGTCCAAGGATTTGAAGCCTTTAGCGGATAAAATTAGTGACTTTGAAACGTGTCTTAATGCCGATGATCTGGAGTCGTTGCCTGAAATTAACACCGGATTTCACGATATGCTTTACTCGTTGAGCGATAATCGCCGATTAATCAAAATTATCAATGACTTTAAAAATCAATTTCTTGGTTTTAGAAAAATAATTCTCAAGGATCGGGCACTGGCCCGGGTTAGCCACCAGGACCACCTAGAAATGTTGGCTATGATGCGTGAGCGGCGCGAGGAAGAAGTGGAAAAGCTGGTAAGGGAACACATTTTGAGAGGAATGGCGGCTGTCCTTGATCAATATGACGAACACCAGTTTGATCCATTGACCTAA
- a CDS encoding xanthine dehydrogenase family protein subunit M, protein MMKKFKYLIPKTLDEAVSLNQSHEGSAMYVAGGTDVMVKIKSGKLAPDYLISLKHIGVGSQLGVNRETGALHIGGLVTHRALETSSLIRLQYPIIHDAVQRIGSTQIRNVATIGGNLVNAVPSADGAIPLIALDARVNIYGSAGERTVDLVHFFEGPGQTVMDPGEIVTEIVVPKQPSRTGGAYQKFGRRAAMELPLIGVGVLITLEEGSNRCAKARITLGVAAPTPIRTLTAERYLVGKEVTENTLNEAGKLAAEESRVRDSVRGLAWYRREMVLVFVQRMGVKCMQRIKETEAL, encoded by the coding sequence ATGATGAAAAAATTTAAATACCTAATCCCTAAAACGCTTGATGAAGCTGTTTCATTAAATCAGTCTCACGAGGGTTCAGCTATGTACGTGGCCGGTGGGACGGACGTAATGGTCAAAATTAAGTCCGGCAAACTGGCTCCCGATTATCTGATCTCTCTGAAACACATTGGTGTGGGATCTCAACTCGGGGTGAATCGGGAAACCGGCGCGTTGCACATAGGTGGTTTGGTCACTCACCGCGCGCTTGAGACGTCTTCACTTATCAGACTCCAATACCCCATCATACATGATGCCGTACAGCGGATCGGATCAACACAAATACGAAATGTCGCCACAATTGGCGGTAACCTGGTTAACGCCGTTCCCTCCGCTGACGGCGCTATTCCATTAATTGCGCTGGACGCTCGGGTAAACATCTACGGAAGCGCAGGAGAACGCACTGTCGATTTAGTTCATTTTTTTGAGGGTCCTGGTCAGACAGTAATGGACCCGGGAGAAATTGTTACAGAAATTGTTGTTCCGAAACAACCTTCTCGAACTGGTGGAGCTTACCAGAAATTTGGCCGTCGGGCGGCCATGGAACTTCCCTTGATTGGTGTCGGTGTTCTGATCACTCTTGAAGAAGGTTCAAACCGATGCGCCAAAGCCAGGATAACTTTAGGGGTGGCGGCCCCTACACCTATTCGGACTTTGACTGCGGAACGATACCTGGTTGGAAAGGAAGTTACTGAAAACACGTTGAATGAAGCCGGAAAGCTGGCGGCGGAGGAATCCCGAGTTCGAGACAGCGTTCGCGGCTTGGCCTGGTATCGCCGTGAAATGGTATTGGTCTTTGTTCAACGTATGGGTGTGAAATGTATGCAGCGGATCAAAGAGACAGAAGCGCTATAA
- a CDS encoding hydantoinase B/oxoprolinase family protein translates to MREKFDPITLEILWRRLISIVDEADASVARTAFSSLLRDAHDYTCMFTDSQGRELVQGTLCTPGMAGAMALGVKKIIHSLSHAECKPGDVIIVNDPWLLAGHLNDVCVLSPIFYKERIVAFTACVFHHSDIGGRVASDNREVYEEGLFIPPLKLYDAGVLNEAVLNLIRWNVRTPEQVIGDIRSQVASNHVCAEKVVEMLSDEGLDDLEDLAEEIICRTETSMRQAIEKIPKGQYCYKGLIEGAGTREDININLAVNVMDSDILVDFEGTSPQVNWGVNVVYNFTYAYVFMALKSSFDPDIPINEGSTRPIRMVAPDGCVVNCSFPAAVAARMQVGHFMTEMVFRALSPAVPDRIIAGSGGTPAQTNIFYGRDRNGKPWHTMIIRGGGMGASSSMDGHHCAIFPANGANTPVEILESDTPLIVEERSLLPDSGGPGEKRGGLGRKMVIRVPNGELASQYPLTIAVQAGRFRYPPEGLFGGGDGSKARFLRNEAPADPSGLTFAMPGDRIAFYSAGGGGYGNPFERDPKDVVEDVQNGYISVEKAYEDYGVVILPDSYMLDEVATAECREGRRNR, encoded by the coding sequence ATGCGGGAAAAGTTCGATCCAATTACCCTTGAAATTCTCTGGCGCCGATTAATTTCCATTGTGGATGAAGCCGACGCCTCAGTGGCCCGGACGGCCTTTTCCAGCCTGTTGCGAGATGCCCACGACTACACGTGCATGTTCACCGACAGTCAGGGTAGGGAACTTGTGCAAGGTACCCTTTGCACCCCGGGCATGGCTGGCGCAATGGCGCTCGGGGTAAAGAAAATTATCCATTCTCTGTCACATGCTGAATGCAAACCGGGCGATGTCATCATTGTCAATGATCCATGGCTACTAGCGGGGCATTTGAATGATGTATGCGTATTAAGTCCCATATTTTACAAAGAGCGCATAGTAGCTTTCACCGCTTGCGTTTTTCACCACTCTGATATTGGAGGCCGTGTCGCTTCCGACAACCGGGAAGTCTATGAAGAAGGCCTCTTTATTCCTCCGTTGAAACTTTATGACGCGGGCGTATTGAATGAAGCTGTGTTAAATCTGATCCGCTGGAATGTAAGGACACCCGAGCAGGTAATTGGTGACATTCGGTCACAGGTAGCCTCCAATCACGTTTGCGCCGAAAAAGTTGTAGAGATGCTCTCTGACGAGGGGCTTGATGACCTGGAAGATCTTGCCGAGGAAATTATTTGCCGAACCGAAACAAGTATGCGACAAGCTATCGAAAAAATTCCCAAAGGCCAGTATTGTTATAAAGGGCTTATAGAAGGCGCTGGTACGCGGGAGGACATAAACATCAATCTGGCTGTCAATGTTATGGACAGCGACATTCTTGTAGATTTTGAAGGCACTTCTCCGCAGGTCAATTGGGGAGTAAACGTAGTATACAATTTTACCTACGCATATGTGTTCATGGCCCTGAAAAGCTCTTTCGACCCCGATATTCCCATTAACGAAGGTTCTACAAGACCAATTCGAATGGTGGCTCCCGATGGTTGTGTAGTCAACTGCAGTTTTCCTGCCGCAGTAGCGGCCCGGATGCAGGTAGGTCATTTCATGACTGAAATGGTATTTCGAGCGCTTTCCCCGGCTGTGCCGGATCGCATAATCGCCGGTAGTGGAGGGACTCCTGCCCAAACGAACATTTTTTACGGTCGGGATCGCAACGGAAAACCCTGGCACACCATGATCATACGTGGGGGAGGAATGGGCGCAAGCAGCTCAATGGATGGACACCATTGCGCAATTTTCCCCGCCAACGGAGCCAATACTCCCGTGGAAATACTGGAAAGCGATACCCCGCTAATCGTAGAGGAACGATCCTTGCTACCCGATTCGGGTGGTCCAGGGGAAAAACGTGGCGGTTTGGGTCGAAAAATGGTCATCCGTGTGCCAAATGGCGAGCTAGCGTCTCAATATCCACTTACGATCGCTGTCCAGGCCGGCCGATTTCGCTATCCACCCGAGGGGCTTTTCGGTGGAGGTGATGGCTCGAAAGCGCGTTTTCTCAGGAACGAAGCGCCAGCGGACCCTAGTGGCCTAACCTTTGCCATGCCCGGTGATCGGATCGCCTTTTACAGCGCCGGTGGCGGCGGTTACGGAAATCCGTTTGAGCGTGATCCTAAAGATGTCGTTGAGGACGTCCAAAACGGTTATATAAGCGTTGAAAAGGCTTACGAAGATTATGGCGTTGTCATTTTACCGGACAGCTATATGTTAGATGAAGTGGCGACTGCTGAATGCCGCGAGGGACGTCGGAACAGATGA
- a CDS encoding hydantoinase/oxoprolinase family protein, whose product MKNSAFRLGCDIGGTFTDFVLVDDNTGAFSIYKCLTTPADPSDAVETGIKALESQAPGFIPDLAEVIHGTTLVINAIIERKGARTGLITTKGFKDVLELGREIRYDAYDIFSEYPKPLVPRALRTEVDERMTSDGRVLQPLDPNEVKLVIRSLLDTGIESLAICLINSYENPEHEAITKMLAEELAPGLSVSASYEVLPQIREYERTSTTVTNAYVKPITVKYLHKLSARLQSLGFNGKLFIMLSSGGITTASTAGEFPVRIIESGPTAAVIASKHYGRMFGIKDIFCFDMGGTTAKSCLIQKGEAGLVSTFEVGRVQRFKKGSGLPIQVPVVDLMEIGAGGGSIARISKMGLLQVGPDSAGADPGPACYGLGGENPTVTDADLTLGYLDPNYFLGGAMPLDLDAAHRAIDGKVAKPLNATLIEAAFGIHDLINETMAAAAKTHIAEKGGNPNTVTLTAFGGAGPVHAYGLAKKIGAPRIIVPPLAGVGSALGFFTAPVAFDLVRSHRVELDEVDFNSIEKLFAELEEEAAAILKQSGAVDGIEFARSTDMRFVGQGAETNLPIPNKAFNEWQKSEIRDFFDESYKRLYGRTYPDTRVEFISFRVRASLPQHPFQIPRITSSKGTLQDCVKGNREAFSLIQKKFIPFTVVDRLKLFPGARIKGPVIIEERESTIVVGEDANAEVDDYGFVWITFVGHGQT is encoded by the coding sequence ATGAAAAACAGCGCATTCCGGTTGGGGTGTGATATTGGTGGCACATTTACCGATTTCGTGCTCGTAGACGATAATACAGGAGCGTTTTCCATATACAAATGTTTGACCACCCCGGCTGATCCTTCAGATGCTGTTGAGACAGGAATAAAGGCGCTGGAAAGCCAAGCTCCAGGATTTATACCGGATTTGGCGGAGGTTATCCACGGCACTACGCTGGTCATCAACGCCATTATTGAGAGAAAAGGCGCCCGTACCGGATTAATAACCACGAAAGGATTTAAGGACGTCTTGGAGCTTGGCCGTGAAATACGGTATGACGCATACGATATTTTCTCCGAATACCCCAAGCCGCTTGTCCCCAGAGCATTACGAACTGAAGTGGATGAACGAATGACCAGCGATGGCCGTGTTCTGCAACCTCTGGACCCAAATGAAGTCAAATTGGTTATACGGTCTCTCCTCGACACTGGTATCGAGTCGCTGGCGATCTGTTTGATAAATTCATACGAAAATCCTGAACACGAAGCAATAACCAAAATGTTGGCGGAAGAGCTAGCTCCAGGCTTGTCTGTGTCGGCGTCTTACGAAGTGCTACCGCAAATTAGAGAGTATGAACGAACTTCCACTACCGTCACAAACGCATACGTAAAACCCATCACGGTGAAGTACCTTCACAAACTCTCCGCCCGCTTGCAATCACTGGGCTTCAACGGAAAGCTCTTTATTATGCTTTCCAGTGGAGGGATCACCACAGCTTCTACCGCCGGTGAATTCCCGGTGCGGATTATCGAATCAGGCCCCACGGCGGCGGTGATAGCTTCCAAACACTACGGCCGTATGTTTGGAATCAAAGATATTTTTTGTTTCGACATGGGCGGAACTACCGCCAAATCATGCCTTATTCAAAAAGGTGAGGCCGGATTGGTTTCGACTTTTGAAGTCGGACGCGTGCAACGTTTCAAAAAAGGCAGCGGACTGCCTATTCAGGTTCCTGTAGTTGATTTGATGGAAATTGGAGCTGGAGGGGGCAGTATTGCCCGTATCAGTAAAATGGGTCTTTTACAGGTCGGTCCTGACAGCGCTGGGGCCGATCCGGGGCCGGCCTGCTACGGACTGGGCGGTGAAAACCCTACGGTGACGGACGCTGATTTAACACTAGGTTATTTAGACCCGAACTACTTTCTGGGTGGCGCTATGCCGCTTGATTTGGACGCCGCTCATAGAGCAATCGATGGAAAGGTCGCGAAACCACTAAATGCGACGTTGATCGAAGCGGCGTTTGGTATCCATGATTTGATAAACGAGACCATGGCGGCTGCCGCAAAAACCCATATAGCCGAAAAAGGCGGCAATCCCAACACTGTCACATTGACCGCCTTCGGCGGGGCTGGTCCGGTACACGCTTACGGGTTGGCTAAGAAAATCGGAGCGCCTAGAATAATCGTCCCACCCTTGGCAGGCGTTGGCTCAGCTTTAGGTTTTTTCACCGCTCCTGTGGCGTTCGATCTGGTTCGGAGCCACCGAGTCGAATTAGACGAAGTGGACTTCAACAGCATCGAAAAGCTTTTTGCAGAATTGGAAGAGGAGGCCGCAGCTATCCTCAAGCAAAGCGGCGCCGTGGACGGTATCGAGTTTGCTCGCTCCACTGATATGCGATTTGTTGGACAGGGAGCGGAAACGAATCTGCCTATTCCCAACAAGGCTTTCAATGAGTGGCAAAAAAGTGAAATTCGCGACTTTTTTGATGAGAGCTATAAACGGCTTTATGGCCGTACCTACCCGGATACACGGGTGGAATTCATATCCTTCAGGGTGCGAGCCAGTCTCCCGCAACATCCCTTTCAAATCCCGCGCATAACCTCCAGTAAGGGAACGCTACAAGATTGCGTTAAAGGAAATCGCGAGGCTTTCTCCTTGATCCAAAAGAAATTTATTCCCTTTACTGTCGTTGATAGGTTGAAGTTATTTCCAGGGGCCAGGATAAAAGGCCCAGTCATTATTGAAGAAAGAGAATCCACTATCGTTGTGGGTGAAGACGCGAACGCAGAAGTTGATGACTATGGCTTTGTGTGGATCACCTTTGTGGGGCATGGCCAAACCTGA